A region from the Campylobacter subantarcticus LMG 24377 genome encodes:
- a CDS encoding filamentous hemagglutinin N-terminal domain-containing protein, translated as MKKLTHHIMLSGITVSLLFSPLMATTKIKPNQLPSGGKFTHGTSGSINTNNNIMNITGDKTNSVIQWGGGFSIGEKAQVNFKGENKNYLNIAHGTSKSTIEGILNADGNNVFLINPNGVIITKTGTINANRFVTSTSSMSDADMKTFANLKDLSAGTSFSPVFNSQKAGNVVNMGNINANDVLLIGNKVDIQSGKIGKENSKTHLVGNDVYIDADNVKLNSTIDVTAMNGGHIQRQMNKFANDDYKFGENATINNVNYTETNGQIRNGNSSNFKKILTIGNMGDEKANATEWFYFAKGWNENQGETRSIDEFRLVGNIDFSGNQGQNKEGSQNYTNYCIDGLGCTSMIVGTDYYNNAFNKTFDGQGYTLKNINIDTTTLDNKPQYVGIFGNAKDGATFKNINVDYGKGGIKAENNNGNLHVGGFIGESYNSTFTNISLNNIGDISSSSNDDYSYVGGFAGRDAYSTFENISLNNIGSVSSGADYYVYAGGFGGWTFYSIFSNISLNHIDSISGSSNGNYSFSHTGGFAGSASGDFSNISLNDIESISSKAIVDSYSGGFAGQAYSGKFINISLNNIGNIVSNNSHSSRAGGFVGSFAQTSPDSAVRVFFENISLNNINNISSSGGGSYTGGFAGWISNSVVGTFTNISLSDIDSISSGSNSNSGNSCAGGFAGYISGYGGLISGDIRFTNIYMYFKDDAKITASGDDRNRENKAGKFYGYKNNKEDTDIIFNNIHIYYKDNTLDNANASSGDEVNADSNNKTNKEINLHTYNGNDNKHNEFLDKAKHVTGASITPPTITPPSKPEQPDVSEGVSSDVKLDKDDLNIPVLNDILNDILNGKYSVSIDDLGNIKFTPTDKITLDSVKQSLDFLNEFFKQEGMEELLNKFESDLKNKYDKALALKDYLQTTIKSETQGIVNEFNAIKQAYEEELKKYNYYVNLLNEGKSIDNFDFTESAKKIKEYKNQLDGYISDINDKIATKYNQEIKEQFKYTDFTIKNDLFYSNMQIPNQPSIPDTGSSSLSFEQTSSFNLKGDEAIKEEEQVEVVEETSLTQKGKICIVSDNYKTMNSCLVSGM; from the coding sequence ATGAAAAAGTTAACACATCATATCATGCTCTCAGGTATAACAGTATCTTTACTTTTCTCTCCACTAATGGCAACAACTAAGATTAAACCAAATCAATTACCTAGTGGAGGTAAATTTACACATGGAACAAGTGGAAGTATAAACACTAACAATAATATTATGAATATAACGGGTGATAAAACAAACTCTGTTATCCAATGGGGTGGTGGTTTTAGTATAGGAGAAAAAGCTCAAGTTAATTTTAAAGGTGAGAATAAAAACTATTTAAACATTGCTCATGGAACAAGTAAATCTACCATAGAAGGTATATTAAATGCAGATGGTAATAATGTCTTTTTAATCAATCCTAATGGAGTAATCATTACTAAAACAGGAACTATTAATGCTAATCGCTTTGTGACTTCAACTTCTTCTATGAGTGATGCTGATATGAAAACATTTGCTAATTTAAAAGATTTAAGTGCAGGAACAAGCTTTTCTCCTGTGTTTAACTCACAAAAAGCAGGTAATGTAGTAAATATGGGTAATATTAATGCAAATGATGTATTGCTTATAGGGAATAAGGTGGATATACAGAGTGGTAAAATAGGTAAAGAAAATTCTAAAACACATTTAGTAGGTAATGATGTGTATATAGATGCAGATAATGTAAAATTAAATTCAACCATAGATGTTACTGCTATGAATGGTGGCCATATACAAAGACAAATGAATAAATTTGCTAATGATGATTATAAATTTGGTGAAAATGCAACAATAAACAATGTAAATTACACAGAAACTAATGGACAAATACGCAATGGAAATTCTTCTAACTTCAAAAAGATTTTAACCATAGGTAATATGGGAGATGAAAAAGCTAATGCTACAGAGTGGTTTTATTTTGCTAAGGGTTGGAATGAAAATCAAGGAGAAACTAGAAGTATAGATGAATTTAGATTAGTAGGTAATATAGATTTTAGTGGTAATCAAGGACAAAACAAAGAAGGTAGTCAAAACTATACAAATTATTGTATAGATGGTCTTGGTTGTACTTCTATGATAGTTGGGACAGATTATTACAATAATGCTTTTAACAAAACTTTTGATGGACAAGGATATACTTTAAAAAATATTAATATAGATACAACAACATTAGACAATAAACCACAATATGTTGGTATATTTGGAAATGCCAAAGATGGAGCTACATTTAAAAATATCAATGTAGATTATGGTAAGGGTGGTATAAAGGCAGAAAATAACAATGGTAATCTTCATGTAGGTGGATTTATTGGGGAATCTTATAATAGCACATTTACCAATATTTCTTTAAATAATATAGGTGATATTAGTAGTAGTAGTAATGATGATTATTCCTATGTAGGTGGTTTTGCTGGGCGCGATGCTTATAGTACATTTGAAAATATCTCTTTAAATAATATAGGTAGTGTTAGTAGTGGCGCTGATTATTATGTTTACGCAGGTGGATTTGGTGGATGGACTTTTTATAGTATATTTTCCAATATCTCTTTAAATCATATAGATAGTATTAGCGGCAGTAGTAATGGTAATTATTCTTTTTCCCATACAGGTGGTTTTGCTGGAAGCGCTAGTGGTGATTTTTCCAATATCTCTTTAAATGATATAGAAAGTATTAGTAGTAAGGCTATAGTTGACAGTTACTCAGGTGGTTTTGCTGGACAAGCTTATAGTGGTAAATTTATTAACATTTCCTTGAATAATATAGGCAATATTGTAAGTAATAATAGCCACAGTTCCAGAGCGGGTGGTTTTGTTGGAAGTTTTGCGCAAACATCACCTGATAGTGCAGTTAGAGTTTTTTTTGAAAATATCTCTTTAAATAATATAAATAATATTAGTAGCAGTGGTGGTGGTTCCTACACAGGTGGTTTTGCTGGGTGGATTAGTAATTCTGTTGTTGGTACATTTACTAATATTTCTTTAAGTGATATAGATAGTATTAGTAGTGGCAGTAATAGTAATAGTGGCAATTCATGCGCAGGTGGTTTTGCTGGATATATTTCTGGATATGGTGGATTAATTTCTGGAGACATTAGATTTACAAACATCTACATGTATTTTAAAGATGATGCAAAAATTACAGCTAGTGGTGATGATCGTAATCGTGAAAATAAAGCAGGTAAATTTTATGGTTATAAGAATAATAAAGAAGATACAGATATCATTTTCAACAACATCCACATTTATTATAAAGATAACACATTAGATAATGCAAATGCTAGTAGCGGTGATGAAGTCAATGCTGATTCTAACAACAAAACCAATAAGGAAATCAACCTCCATACTTATAATGGCAATGATAACAAACATAATGAATTCCTAGATAAAGCAAAACATGTTACTGGTGCATCTATCACCCCGCCAACCATAACCCCACCAAGCAAACCAGAACAACCAGATGTTTCTGAAGGTGTTAGTAGTGATGTTAAACTAGATAAAGATGATCTAAATATTCCTGTATTAAATGATATATTAAATGATATATTAAATGGAAAATATTCTGTAAGTATAGATGATCTAGGAAATATCAAATTTACTCCAACTGATAAAATCACTCTTGATTCTGTTAAACAAAGTTTAGATTTCTTAAATGAATTTTTCAAACAAGAAGGAATGGAAGAACTTTTAAATAAATTTGAAAGTGATTTAAAAAACAAGTATGATAAAGCTTTAGCATTAAAAGATTATTTACAAACAACTATTAAAAGTGAAACTCAAGGAATTGTTAATGAATTTAATGCAATAAAACAAGCATATGAAGAAGAATTGAAAAAATACAATTACTATGTAAATTTACTCAATGAAGGAAAATCAATTGATAATTTTGATTTTACAGAAAGTGCTAAAAAAATAAAAGAATATAAAAATCAACTTGATGGATATATAAGTGATATTAATGATAAAATTGCAACAAAATACAATCAAGAAATAAAAGAACAATTTAAATATACTGATTTTACCATCAAAAATGATTTGTTTTATTCTAATATGCAAATACCTAATCAACCATCAATCCCTGATACAGGTAGTTCTAGTCTAAGCTTTGAACAAACTTCATCTTTCAATCTAAAAGGAGATGAAGCTATTAAAGAAGAAGAACAAGTTGAAGTAGTAGAAGAAACTTCATTGACGCAAAAAGGTAAAATTTGTATAGTAAGTGATAATTATAAAACTATGAATTCTTGTTTAGTTAGTGGAATGTAA
- a CDS encoding ShlB/FhaC/HecB family hemolysin secretion/activation protein, translating to MKKLSLCIVAISSLVYANNGSITIVKNDIEKAIELSPDRNLPQNKALKENLKTKDDYIKSQEAKKDFEEKKKALKEKLQQEEEANEETTNTNNDKTNTSINDNNSNSTNDTTNTNNQTNTNSNNNTPTIKKIKTKYKFVISNKNTSFEKLGIKEEDLQLLISEFSTRKLNLQDLQDISNIIAYYFQVNGYPAATAYVPQQEFEDSVQINIALGTLGKYVVKNKTSIKDHFIENKLNERIKGKIISTALIEDSVYKVNEMYGITTLAGLQAGENIGETDVVIEVMPDTKANVLLYADNYGIESAGDIRAGISMGFNSILNMGDYYNFYLQSSNEKQINYGASYTFFLGNLKITPSISQGTYSLGGIYEGLGFSGKSRNIGIDFSYPVWINTYSSLYFTSSIYHKILSDTSLDVISFDKHSNVGSMGLEGLFRGFENNTLAYAGKISIGKVNNDSVDIISNKGFGWFRKLNASLNNYYSINEYITHTLNLNYQKVLGNFELDSSESSSLGGAYGVRAYDNGEGDGDNTIVANFGIRVNIPNTNFYFTPFYDIGYAWYEKKSSDRRSNEHFLDAIGLQILYNKANEYYIKLDAARALHQYKYDDEHRMKLYLSGGVYF from the coding sequence ATGAAAAAACTCTCTCTTTGTATTGTAGCTATTAGCTCTTTAGTTTATGCTAATAATGGAAGTATTACCATAGTAAAAAATGATATAGAAAAGGCTATAGAGCTATCCCCTGATAGAAACCTCCCTCAAAACAAAGCTTTGAAAGAAAATCTAAAAACCAAAGATGATTATATAAAAAGCCAAGAAGCTAAAAAAGACTTTGAAGAAAAAAAGAAAGCTTTAAAAGAAAAACTACAACAAGAAGAGGAAGCTAATGAGGAAACTACTAATACAAACAATGATAAAACTAATACTAGTATAAATGATAATAATTCTAACTCAACTAATGATACTACTAATACAAACAACCAAACCAATACTAATTCTAACAATAACACCCCTACCATCAAAAAAATAAAAACCAAATACAAATTTGTCATCTCTAATAAAAATACTAGCTTTGAAAAACTAGGTATTAAAGAAGAAGATTTACAATTACTCATTAGTGAGTTTAGTACAAGAAAATTAAACTTACAAGATTTACAAGATATATCTAATATTATTGCTTATTATTTTCAAGTTAATGGCTATCCTGCAGCAACAGCTTATGTGCCCCAACAAGAATTTGAAGATAGTGTACAAATTAATATAGCCTTAGGAACACTAGGTAAATATGTAGTAAAGAATAAAACTAGCATAAAAGATCATTTCATAGAAAATAAACTTAATGAAAGAATCAAAGGTAAAATCATTTCTACTGCATTAATAGAAGATAGTGTATATAAAGTCAATGAAATGTATGGGATAACAACCCTAGCAGGATTACAAGCAGGAGAGAATATAGGAGAGACTGATGTAGTCATAGAAGTAATGCCTGATACCAAGGCTAATGTATTATTATATGCTGATAATTATGGTATTGAAAGTGCAGGGGATATTAGAGCAGGTATTAGTATGGGTTTTAATTCTATACTTAATATGGGGGATTATTATAATTTTTACTTACAATCAAGCAATGAAAAACAAATCAATTATGGAGCAAGTTATACTTTCTTTTTAGGAAATTTAAAAATTACTCCAAGTATTTCTCAAGGAACTTATTCTTTAGGTGGAATTTATGAGGGTTTAGGTTTTAGTGGTAAATCAAGAAATATTGGTATAGACTTTTCTTATCCTGTGTGGATTAATACTTATTCTTCTTTATACTTTACTTCTAGTATATATCATAAGATATTAAGTGATACTAGTTTAGATGTTATAAGCTTTGATAAGCATTCTAATGTAGGGAGTATGGGTTTAGAAGGTTTATTTAGAGGCTTTGAAAACAATACTCTTGCTTATGCTGGCAAAATAAGCATAGGTAAGGTTAATAATGATAGTGTAGATATTATATCTAATAAAGGCTTTGGTTGGTTTAGAAAATTAAATGCTAGTTTGAATAATTATTATAGTATTAATGAATACATCACCCATACACTTAATCTTAACTATCAAAAGGTATTAGGGAATTTTGAACTTGATTCTTCAGAGAGTTCATCTTTGGGTGGAGCTTATGGAGTAAGAGCTTATGATAATGGAGAGGGTGATGGAGATAATACTATAGTGGCTAATTTTGGTATAAGGGTTAATATACCTAATACTAATTTTTATTTTACTCCCTTTTATGATATAGGTTATGCTTGGTATGAAAAAAAATCATCAGATAGAAGAAGCAATGAACATTTCTTAGATGCAATAGGTTTACAAATACTTTATAATAAAGCAAATGAGTATTATATAAAATTAGATGCAGCAAGAGCGCTACATCAGTATAAATATGATGATGAACATAGAATGAAATTATATTTAAGTGGTGGGGTGTATTTTTAA